In Streptomyces sp. Li-HN-5-11, the sequence CGCGCCCTGCGCGAGGACGGCGTCGGGATCGTGTTCATCACGCACCACCTGGAGGAGATCGCCGCCCTGGGCGACCGGGTGACGGTCATCCGCGACGGCAGGTCGGTCGGGCAGGTCCCGGCCGGTACGCCCGAGGACGAGCTCGTACGGCTCATGGTGGGGCGGTCCATCGAGCAGCAGTATCCGCGTGAACGGCCCGATCCCGGGGCCGCGTTGCTCTCCGTGGAGGGGCTCACCCGGGACGGCGTCTTCCACGACGTGAGCTTCCGGGTGCACGCCGGGGAGGTCGTCGGCATCGCGGGGCTCGTGGGCGCGGGACGTACGGAGGTCGTGCGGGCCGTGTTCGGCGCGGATCCCTACGACAAGGGGGCCGTGAAGATCGGCGGTGCCGAGCTGCGGCGGCACGACGTCAACGCGGCCATGGCGGCCGGGATCGGGCTGGTGCCCGAGGACCGCAAGGGCCAGGGGCTGGTGCTGGACGCCTCCGTCGAGGAGAACCTGGGGCTGGTCACCCTGCGGTCGGCGACCCGCGCGGGACTCGTCGATCTCAGGGGGCAGCACGAGGCCGCCGAGCGGATCGCCGGGCAGCTGGGCGTCAGGATGGCGGGCCTCGGTCAGCACGTGCGCACGCTCTCGGGCGGCAACCAGCAGAAGGTCGTCATCGGCAAGTGGCTGCTCGCCGACACCAAGGTGCTGATCCTCGACGAGCCGACGCGCGGTATCGACGTCGGCGCCAAGGTCGAGATCTACCAGCTCATCAACGAACTCACGGCCGCCGGCGCCGCCGTCCTGATGATCTCCAGCGACCTGCCCGAGGTGCTCGGCATGAGCGACCGGGTGCTGGTGATGGCCCAGGGCCGCATCGCGGGCGAGCTCGCGGCCGGCGAGGCCACGCAGGACGCCGTGATGGCGCTCGCCGTATCCACTCCCACCACCGAAACGGAGGCCAGCCGTGGCCACTGACACGCTCAAGAGCACGACGGGCGCGCAGGGCGCCTCGGGCGGCGGCCTGCGCCGCATCCTGCTCGACAACGGCGCGCTCACCGCGCTCATCGTCCTCGTCGTCGCGCTGTCGGCGCTGTCCGGCGACTTCCTGACGACGGACAACCTGCTGAACATCGGCGTCCAGGCGGCGGTGACCGCCGTCCTCGCCTTCGGCGTCACCTTCGTGATCGTCTCGGCGGGCATCGACCTTTCGGTCGGCTCGGTGGCTGCCCTGTCGGCCACCGTGCTCGCCTGGAGCGCCACCTCGCACGGGGTGCCGGTCGCGCTCGCGGTCGTCCTCGCCGTCGCCACCGGCATCGCGGCGGGCCTGGTCAACGGCTTCCTGATCTCCTACGGCAAGCTGCCTCCGTTCATCGCGACGCTGGCCATGCTGTCGGTGGGCCGTGGTCTGTCCCTGGTGGTCTCGCAGGGCTCCCCGATCGCCCTCCCGGGCTCGGTCTCGCACCTCGGTGACACGCTGGGCGGGTGGCTGCCGGTGCCCGTGCTCGTCATGGTCGTCATGGGTCTGCTCACGGCGTTCGTGCTCGGACGGACGTACATCGGCCGCTCCATGTACGCGATCGGCGGCAACGAGGAGGCGGCCCGGCTGTCGGGGCTCAGGGTCAGGCGGCAGAAGCTGGCGATCTACGCGCTGTCCGGGCTGTTCGCCGCCGTCGCGGGCATCGTCCTCGCCGCGCGTCTGTCCTCGGCCCAGCCGCAGGCCGCGAACGGGTACGAGCTGGACGCGATCGCCGCGGTCGTCATCGGCGGTGCCTCGCTCGCGGGCGGCACCGGCAAGGCGTCGGGGACGCTGATCGGCGCGCTGATCCTCGCCGTGCTGCGCA encodes:
- a CDS encoding sugar ABC transporter ATP-binding protein produces the protein MSDADELLRIEGIRKTFPGVVALDGVDFDLRRGEVHVLLGENGAGKSTLIKMLSGAYTPDAGRILVGGEEVRIHGAQDSERLGIATIYQEFNLVPDLTVAENIFLGRQPRRLGMIDRKRMEAEAAGLLERVGVDVSPRARVRELGIARLQMVEIAKALSLHARVLIMDEPTAVLTSEEVEKLFSIVRALREDGVGIVFITHHLEEIAALGDRVTVIRDGRSVGQVPAGTPEDELVRLMVGRSIEQQYPRERPDPGAALLSVEGLTRDGVFHDVSFRVHAGEVVGIAGLVGAGRTEVVRAVFGADPYDKGAVKIGGAELRRHDVNAAMAAGIGLVPEDRKGQGLVLDASVEENLGLVTLRSATRAGLVDLRGQHEAAERIAGQLGVRMAGLGQHVRTLSGGNQQKVVIGKWLLADTKVLILDEPTRGIDVGAKVEIYQLINELTAAGAAVLMISSDLPEVLGMSDRVLVMAQGRIAGELAAGEATQDAVMALAVSTPTTETEASRGH